One Natrinema sp. DC36 genomic window, CGAAGCCCGATATCGCCCCCGAGATCACGATAGGAGGTCTATCGAAAAATGCGGTTCGCCGTTCCGCGCAGATGGCCGACGGTTGGACGGCCCCCGAAATGACTTCGCTTGACGATATCGCAAAACGGAAGCGATACATCGAGCGGCTCCGCGAGGTGGAGAAGAAGTCTGGCGACTTCACTGTATACATCCAACGGTACTGCTACGTTGACGAGTCCGAGGAAGCGGCGTGGGAAACGATTCAGGACAGTCTATTCTACGTACAGCGCAAGTACGACGAGTGGTTCGGTCTCGGTGACGATGGTCTATCAGAGGAGCGGAAACAAGAAATCCGCGACTATACGATGGTCGGCTCCCCCGAGGAAATCGCTGAAGAACTCGATGAGTACGAGGACGTCTTGGGTGATGATATTCACATGATTCTCCGCACGTATCATCCCGGCATCGGGACTGAGAATCTGCGTCGCACGAACGAGATGATCGGGGACGAGATCGCCCCGCAGTTCCAGTAGCACTCCAATTCAGCGGCGGTCCAATCTTTCGCCTCGTTTATCCGCATCCCGCGGTCGTCTGTAGAGTTGGCAATGTCGTTTTGTTGTGCGGCGCTCCGACTCGTCTACTGTTCGATACTCGGGTCAAGATATCGTGAGGATTGTCGATTAGCTATCGAGTCGCCGTATGGCCCAGAATGCACACACCACCATGAGAACTGCAGCACCAGCCGCAAGTGCAAATCCGATTCTGTATCCAGTCTCCGTGTAGACACGCGCTCCGTTGATCGTTTCCCCTGTCCAGAATGTATCGAGCATGGTCCCAAACAGTACCGGAAAGACTGCCGCACCGAACCAGCCTATCGAGTTTATCGCTCCAATGGCGGTCCCAGCGGCGGCCGGATCGAACCGCTCTTTGATAACGGTGAATGTAAGCGCCCCACTACCGCCCATAAACCGCACGGTGAAAAACAGCGCCCCGACTATGAGGAGGTTTACTGTCCCGAAAACAGCAAACGTCACCCAAACGAGAGTGACGACTAGGACTGAACCGAGAACCAACGGCATACGCGTTTCCAACCGATCCGAGACAACTCCAAAGACTATCGGTCCGAACACCCAGCCGATCCCGGCAACGAGAACATATGATGATGCAGAGGTGACAGTCAAACCATACGACTGGACGAGGTACGGGATTCCCCAGAGGCCGAAAATCGTGAAATCCACACCGATTCCACAGAATAGAAACAGTCCAAGGAGCCAGGTCACGGGCGTCTGGAGGACGTGAAAGAGATTCGATTTGATGTCGGCAATACTCTGGGTGGGGGCAGGCGGGACGCCATCGATTTGGGAAAGTCCGGCATCCATCGGGGTATTACGAACCGCGGTATACACAAGTATCGCGGTGAGAATCCCAGTAACCCCGATTCCAAATATTGATTCGCGCCATCCGATTTGACTCACGGCGATCGCCAACGGAGTCGTTGCGAGTATTCCACCCAGAGCACCGACGGTGAGCGTCAGCCCGGACAACGTCGCAAATTCGTTCGCTCGAAACCAGTTCGCACAGAATCGGAGTACCGCCAGATACAGCACGCTCGCACCAAGTCCGATGAGCGCCCTCGCAGCGAGTGCAACGGTATAAGTGGGACTGACAGCGAACACCATTGCCCCGACACTCATAACAAGTGTGCCATACACTGCCGTCTTTCGTGATCCGGCGTAATCAGTGATGATTCCCGCGGGAAGTTGGAGCGCAGCATAGAGATAGAAGAACGACGAGTGCAGGAGCCCCAACTCAGTACCGGTCGTCTCGAACGTCCTTACGAGGACTTCCGCGAGCACGCCCATCGAGGTACGGTGGAGCCCAACGGAGAGAAATGCGAGAGACAGGGCGGCCCACCCCAACCACCGACGGTAGGATGGATCTGTCCACATCGCAGAGAGGTTCGATTGCACCTCCGAATGGTCAGAATCTGAATCCTCGCTCATCGGCCCCCAGCGGCTTCGCCTCGTAACGTCAGACAGACACTCTGGAGGTGGGCGACAAGTTCCCCGTCCGGTCCGGTGACATCACACGTGACCAGCCCCACGGTTCGTCCTGCATCCATGACTTGCCCCGTCGCAGTGAGCGGCTTCTCCCAGACGGGCCGCCGGAACTTGACGTCCAATTCGAGCGTCGTGAACGACTCATCGTCGCCGAGAGTGCTCCCATAGGCAGCACCCATCGCTAAATCCCCGATATCACAGAGAACGCCACCGTGGAGCGTCCCCATCGGATTGGCGTGTTCCGGTCCAGGTTCGATAGTAACGACTGCTTCGCCGTCGCCAAACGACTCCAACTGAAATCCGAGTAACTCTGCGATCGGTGGATTGGTCTCCAGCGGGTCCGAATCGGGTCCTGCCCCCTCATCGTTTCGGTCCGTATAGGCTTTGATGGATTCTTGCATCTGTACATGATCCCTAGCGAGAGCCGCGAGCGTTTCCGCGACTGTCCCGTCTTTTTCTTCCAATTGCTCGGCCACGTCAATGGGTAGTTCTACTTCCAGGTTTCGGGTCGCCGGATCGTTCATGCTACGCTGTCGGGCGGAGAAACACGTAATTCTATGTTTGCGTATACGTAACTATCCGGCAAAATCCTCCACAAAGGCCCGAATAGATTTGTAGAGCCGAGACAGATACTGTATATGCGCGAATTTGTTTTCACAGCCAGATACGAACGAGGCGCTGATTCGCTCATGGACGTGTTCATCTCGTATCCAGAACTCGTCGGCCGTGCGCTCCGGATTGCCGGATCGAGTTCGGGACTCTGGCGCGTTGACCGGTTCGTCGGGCCGGAGGACGCGCTCAACGAAGTAGAGCGGGTGATGACGGATCACTCGGTATGCAACGAATGCCTCGGTGAGCATCCCGGTTGCACTATCGAGGGAGAGTACGAAGTGGTCGCAGAGGAAAATGGAAGTCGGCTCATCTACGCGTATACGTCCGGCGGGAGATACTGCCACTCGATACCCTTCTTCACAACCCAAACCGTCGGGAACGGGGCGCTGTTCGATGCACGACGGCGCGAGAACGTGTACGAATGGCGAGTCCTACTCCCGGGTGAAACGAAGGGCGGTGAGATTTTCGACCAGCTACAGGACGGGCTCCCGAAGGGCGTTAATATCTCGCTGAGCCAGGTCGGGTCTCCGTCGGCCTGGCCGAGGCCAGATCTCTCACAGATGAACCTCCCGTACGACCAGCGCCAGGCCATCGAGGCAGCTGTTGAGTGCGGGTACTATGGAACGCCGCGAGAAGCATCGCTGGGTGACGTGGCTGCTGCACTAGATCTTCCGAAATCGACACTTCGGTACCGGCTCCGCAAAGCGGAAGAGTGGCTGACGAACACGGTATTTAGTGGAGCCACGCACGATACGGAGGAGGTATAATCCTGGGGGTCAGAGTCGATCTGTGTTGTAATTGTACGAATCGGTAGATGAAATATTCATACCTATCGATTCCTCTATCCCCTGTATTGACCATAACATCTCACTCTATTATATTGAGTTCCGAACAGGCTTCAGCTAACGGCTTTATGAACTACTGATTCTCAGGAACACTCAAGTTGATCTGATCCGTGCCGTTCCATCCATATCTCTAGTCCTCGAAAAACTGGCGTGAGATCGTTTACCATTTCTGTTTCTTCGTATTCTACTCGTGGAGGAATTTCGTCGTACTGTGTGCGTTCAAGAAATCCAACTTCGACAAGTTCATCGAGTCGTCGAGAGAGTGTATTCGGCGAAAGTTCGAGCGAATCTTGGAGTTCGCCAAAACGGATCGACTGCTTGTCTGTAGTGACAATTTCATTGAGAATTTCTAAGGTATGTGCCTTCCCAAGAAGTGAGAAGAGCGTACTCTCATCAACCCCTTCACCCCGTTTTGACCCTTGACTTCCTTTGCCCTCGCTCATAGCACCACTACGAAATTCGTAGTAATAGATGTTCCGGAGAGGAGTATCCTCAGTTGAGGATACTACAAGAGGAGCGAGCCACGTACTTCAGGTTTCAATTGAGACGGGTATGGATTGATAGGTTGATCCCTTCACTTCCACTCTCGGTAGTAGCAACCAGACTCCTAACTTGGTAGCTTTTCACGTCCCTACTCATAGGCTGGAACGGGAGACAATTGATGAAAATCGGAATGATTGGCGCAGGGAATGTCGGGAGTACAGCCGCTCAGAACTTCGTTAAAGCAGGCCACGAGGTTATGATTAGCAATTCTCGAGGGCCAGAAACACTCATCGATCTCGTTGACGATTTGGGAAGCAACGCTCATGCGGGGACCGTCTCTGAAGCAGCCGATTTCGGCGAAGTCGTCATGGAGGCGATTCCGTTCAATGCATACAAATCCCTCCCTGCGGACACTCTCAGTGATAAGATCGTTATCAGTGCCTCAAATTATTATCCGGGACGTGATGGACTAACCGACGTAGGGAAGACACATACGGACCTCATTGCGGATCATCTCGAAGACTCAAGAGTCATCAAGGCATTCAATTCTATTTATTGGGAAAACCTCCGAGACGGACAACGGCTTGAGGCCGATCCGGATGATCGTTTTGCGATATTTATCGCTGGGGATGATGATGAGGCGAAAAGTGTAGTTTCGAGTCTTATCGAAGATATTGGATTCACTCCTGTGGATACAGGTCCACTTACTGAGGGAGGCCGTCACATAGAACCGGGTTCGCCGATCTATACTGGCTCACTGACCGCGAGTGAGGCACGGACACGGTTAGCGGCACTCAAAGCGACTGTGGCTGCATATGAAAACGGCTATTACAGCCCTTCGCAGGAAGTCACAATCCAAGAACTAGCTAATGAATTAGACATGAGTGAAGAGTTTCTCTCAGAACATCTTCGTCGGGGGACAGAACAACTCATCAGTCAATATCTTAAGTCATTCCCCTTTAGTTAAGACTCACAAGCTCTAGGGTTGAAGTCTATGCCGTCATGGGACTCACCAGAGCCGAACTAGCCAATGAACTGAATATGAGTGAATAGTCAATACCATAATATCTTTGTCAAGAAACGGAGCAACTCATCAATCGATATCTTGATTGAGGATCCATTTCTAGTTACTAATAAGTAATTACTATCAAAATTTAATAATTGTCAGACAGGTGAATGGCTACTCCGGTAACGCTTTCACCTGTACGTAACGTGATTTTCGCGCGACTTTCTGAATAAAAAAAACTGTACAACTATCTACTGTAACGGAGCCGCTCGAGCGCTCCCTCGAGTGTATTTACCTTCCCCTAAAGTGGTGAGGGGCGTTCCAGAAAGGAGCGTCCGTCGTCAAGAACGATGACTACGAGCGACTGTAGACAGGTGTCCTTCGATGATTCAGACACCAGACGTGACGAGATGCACAGTACAATGGAAGCCTGGGTCGACAATCTCGTCGACGAGGTTGATGAAGCAGTCTCGAGTGAGCAGTTCGAAGAGTGGCTCGATGTCCAGAGTCACTTCCACGACTACTTCTACCGGAATACGTTGCTAATCACTCGTCAGTGTCTGGACGCGACTCGCGTCGCCGGTTATCGGACGTGGCAAAACGAATTCGACCGGCATGTGAAAGAGGGCGAGAGCGCGATCTGGATCTGGGCGCCGATCATCGCAAAGCAGTGCCCCGAGTGTGAAAACTCACCGTCGTATCACGATCGAAGTGACTGTGAATATGACGAGACGTCACCAAAAGAGTGGTCGAAAGGACTTGTCGGCTTTCGGCCAGCGCCAGTCTTCGATATTTCACAAACCGAAGGGGAGCCACTGCCCGAACTCGAGACCGAGGCGACCGGGGAGGCCGGCAAACTGGTGCCAGCGCTTCTCGAGGGGGCTTCAATACTTGAAGTGGAAGTCGAGATTGTTTCTCCAGTAGAATGGCCTCACGGAGATGCCAGAGGAGTGTGTCAGTACCGCTCTCCTGCGGAGCGACCACTAATCGAGGTCCGCGATCGTGAGAACAGCGCCGACCTTGCCGTAACGACCGTCCACGAATACGCCCACGCACTCTTGCACAGTGATATCGACGACAAGACCGAACGCTCGAAACGCGAGCTCGAGGCCGAAGCCGTCGGGTACATTGTCGGTCGGTATTTCGGGCTGGACACGAGTGGGTCGGCGTTCTACCTCGCTGCATGGGAGAGCGAAGAGTCGGCGGCCATCCTCGATCGACTCGAGCGGATCAGTTCGACCGCTGCGGAGATTATCGATGTCGTCGACGAGGTGATTACAGATGAGTGATCGGGACCTCCTCTTCGAGATCGTCGACGCGCTCGAAACAGAGGGACTCGGTCGTGACGAGTACCAACTCTACCGGGTGATCGATGTCGAAGCCCTCGATCAACTCGTGGACTCAGCGAACGATGATCTTGAGGTTAGCTTCTCGGTCGGAGAGTTTCGTGTCCTCGTCACGCAGTCCGATGTACGGATCCTCACCAGTCCGTAGATTAGCTCTGTTTACATTCTTATTCTTTGATGGTTTACACACTACCAATCGTTCAGTACAGGTGAAGCACACAGCAGTCCGTACAGGCTACAGAGATACTATATGGGACAAAGTTTATTCCCCATGAAGAAGAAGTCAACTATATGAACTATTCACCAATATCTCGCCGACATATGGTTGCTGCACTTGGTCTTTCATTACTTGCAGGCTGTACAGATGCTGTTTCACTCAAGTCAGACAGTGAAACAGGCATCCCGTTAGGAAGCCTTTTCGTACATAACCCAAGTGAAGAATCACAATCAGTACAACTGCAACTCAAACGTGCGAACGAAATTGTCTACGAAGGGACCGTAGAAGCAGCGGAGGGATACGAAATCATTGACCCATCGTGGTCAACGGAACCAGCCGAGTATACCCTACTGTATGCTACTGACGAATCAATTGGAAGTGCTTCAATTCCCGCAGATTTTGAAGGCAAAGTGGATTCAGCAGACTGCTACCACGCACTGTTCAACTTC contains:
- a CDS encoding LLM class flavin-dependent oxidoreductase, which translates into the protein MRIGTGLFSGQRRPDDDRSMTEIYDEMIELGKHAEEVGLDSLWASEHHFAEDAYLPGVSTTLGGLATATDDIQIGTSMILAPLHNPVRLAENAATLSLLSNGRFTLGVANGYRDVEFKNFGIPKRERANRTEEAIKIARRAWSDGPLDYQPLFADVSEDAMITPKPDIAPEITIGGLSKNAVRRSAQMADGWTAPEMTSLDDIAKRKRYIERLREVEKKSGDFTVYIQRYCYVDESEEAAWETIQDSLFYVQRKYDEWFGLGDDGLSEERKQEIRDYTMVGSPEEIAEELDEYEDVLGDDIHMILRTYHPGIGTENLRRTNEMIGDEIAPQFQ
- a CDS encoding MFS transporter produces the protein MSEDSDSDHSEVQSNLSAMWTDPSYRRWLGWAALSLAFLSVGLHRTSMGVLAEVLVRTFETTGTELGLLHSSFFYLYAALQLPAGIITDYAGSRKTAVYGTLVMSVGAMVFAVSPTYTVALAARALIGLGASVLYLAVLRFCANWFRANEFATLSGLTLTVGALGGILATTPLAIAVSQIGWRESIFGIGVTGILTAILVYTAVRNTPMDAGLSQIDGVPPAPTQSIADIKSNLFHVLQTPVTWLLGLFLFCGIGVDFTIFGLWGIPYLVQSYGLTVTSASSYVLVAGIGWVFGPIVFGVVSDRLETRMPLVLGSVLVVTLVWVTFAVFGTVNLLIVGALFFTVRFMGGSGALTFTVIKERFDPAAAGTAIGAINSIGWFGAAVFPVLFGTMLDTFWTGETINGARVYTETGYRIGFALAAGAAVLMVVCAFWAIRRLDS
- a CDS encoding PaaI family thioesterase; its protein translation is MQESIKAYTDRNDEGAGPDSDPLETNPPIAELLGFQLESFGDGEAVVTIEPGPEHANPMGTLHGGVLCDIGDLAMGAAYGSTLGDDESFTTLELDVKFRRPVWEKPLTATGQVMDAGRTVGLVTCDVTGPDGELVAHLQSVCLTLRGEAAGGR
- a CDS encoding helix-turn-helix domain-containing protein, whose protein sequence is MREFVFTARYERGADSLMDVFISYPELVGRALRIAGSSSGLWRVDRFVGPEDALNEVERVMTDHSVCNECLGEHPGCTIEGEYEVVAEENGSRLIYAYTSGGRYCHSIPFFTTQTVGNGALFDARRRENVYEWRVLLPGETKGGEIFDQLQDGLPKGVNISLSQVGSPSAWPRPDLSQMNLPYDQRQAIEAAVECGYYGTPREASLGDVAAALDLPKSTLRYRLRKAEEWLTNTVFSGATHDTEEV
- a CDS encoding helix-turn-helix domain-containing protein codes for the protein MSEGKGSQGSKRGEGVDESTLFSLLGKAHTLEILNEIVTTDKQSIRFGELQDSLELSPNTLSRRLDELVEVGFLERTQYDEIPPRVEYEETEMVNDLTPVFRGLEIWMERHGSDQLECS
- a CDS encoding NAD(P)-binding domain-containing protein; protein product: MKIGMIGAGNVGSTAAQNFVKAGHEVMISNSRGPETLIDLVDDLGSNAHAGTVSEAADFGEVVMEAIPFNAYKSLPADTLSDKIVISASNYYPGRDGLTDVGKTHTDLIADHLEDSRVIKAFNSIYWENLRDGQRLEADPDDRFAIFIAGDDDEAKSVVSSLIEDIGFTPVDTGPLTEGGRHIEPGSPIYTGSLTASEARTRLAALKATVAAYENGYYSPSQEVTIQELANELDMSEEFLSEHLRRGTEQLISQYLKSFPFS
- a CDS encoding ImmA/IrrE family metallo-endopeptidase produces the protein MTTSDCRQVSFDDSDTRRDEMHSTMEAWVDNLVDEVDEAVSSEQFEEWLDVQSHFHDYFYRNTLLITRQCLDATRVAGYRTWQNEFDRHVKEGESAIWIWAPIIAKQCPECENSPSYHDRSDCEYDETSPKEWSKGLVGFRPAPVFDISQTEGEPLPELETEATGEAGKLVPALLEGASILEVEVEIVSPVEWPHGDARGVCQYRSPAERPLIEVRDRENSADLAVTTVHEYAHALLHSDIDDKTERSKRELEAEAVGYIVGRYFGLDTSGSAFYLAAWESEESAAILDRLERISSTAAEIIDVVDEVITDE
- a CDS encoding HalOD1 output domain-containing protein; amino-acid sequence: MSDRDLLFEIVDALETEGLGRDEYQLYRVIDVEALDQLVDSANDDLEVSFSVGEFRVLVTQSDVRILTSP